In the genome of Nymphaea colorata isolate Beijing-Zhang1983 chromosome 9, ASM883128v2, whole genome shotgun sequence, one region contains:
- the LOC116260463 gene encoding potassium channel AKT1-like isoform X1: MNVPVCEGEQLGSIEGSYYSLSHGILPPLGARSNRRVKLKNFIISPYDRHYRAWEIFLILLVVYSAWVSPFEFGFLNEAKGHLAVFDNVVNAFFAVDIVMTFFVAYIDRDTYLLIDDHQKIARKYLLSWFILDFISTIPLELGRLLSPRSLRSYGFFNMLRLWRLRRVSALFARLEKDRKFSYFWVRCLKLICVTLFAVHCAGCFYYLLAARYPDPAKTWIGASWPDFKAESLWVRYVTSVYWSITTLTTVGYGDLHPENEREMIFDITYMLFNLGLTAYLIGNMTNLVVHGTSRTRKFRDTIQAASSFAIRNQLPIRLQEQMLAHLCLKYRTHSEGLQQQETLESLPKAIHSSITHYLFYALVDKVYLFRGVSTDLIFQLVSEMKAEYFPPKEDVILQNEAPTDFYILVTGTVDLIMYKNGSEQIVGNACAGDVIGEIGVLCYRPQLFTVRTRRLCQLLRLNRTTFLNIVQSNAGDGTIILRNFLQHLKESDDPVMQGVLAETENMLRRGKLNLPLNLCFAAQRGDVSLLKQLLQRGLDPNEPDISGKTALHIAAAEGNGKFVQLLIDHGADVNSKDLEGNVPLWESIVSGHDAVSKLLCENGASLQSGDMANFVCVAAERSSIQMLKDIVHYGGDVTIARGDGTTALHVAVCEGNADVVKFLVDHGADIEKLDQQGWTPVALAEQQCHEEIRTLFNSIGGCRLKKTGSDSHLWAPKLAPPPLKNVNSMPNPLFVRPSVTVDQHRREPDKFRNSLFGILSLTHDFGKQMGPVSLEDQTNGKIGDQVISKRVTIHSLQTGQEGGKLIRLPGTMEELLCIGAEKFGFLPMRVLTEDKADIDDISLIRDGDRLFLVEDAKSSVSKEGTREL; encoded by the exons TCACCATTTGAGTTTGGATTCCTGAATGAAGCCAAGGGACACCTTGCGGTGTTTGATAATGTTGTCAATGCCTTCTTCGCAGTCGATATCGTCATGACCTTCTTTGTTGCTTACATCGATAGGGATACATACTTGCTTATCGACGATCATCAAAAGATTGCTCGGAAATACTTGCTGTCTTGGTTTATTCTGGATTTCATCTCCACTATACCATTAGAACTTGGTCGACTGCTCTCACCACGAAGCCTCCGATCTTATGGGTTCTTCAACATGCTTAGACTGTGGCGGCTTCGAAGAGTTAGTGCTCTATTTGCCAG GTTGGAGAAAGACAGAAAATTCAGCTACTTTTGGGTCCGCTGCTTGAAGCTTATCTGT GTAACTTTGTTTGCAGTTCATTGTGCTGGCTGTTTCTATTATCTCCTTGCAGCAAGGTACCCTGACCCTGCAAAAACATGGATTGGAGCTTCGTGGCCAGATTTTAAAGCAGAAAGCTTGTGGGTCCGCTATGTGACATCAGTGTATTGGTCAATTACCACACTGACTACCGTTGGATACGGTGACCTGCAtcctgaaaatgaaagagagatgATATTTGATATCACTTACATGTTGTTCAATCTTGGATTGACTGCATATTTGATTGGTAACATGACTAATTTGGTAGTCCATGGTACCAGCCGTACAAGGAAATTT AGAGATACAATTCAAGCAGCTTCAAGTTTTGCAATACGAAATCAGTTGCCTATTCGGTTGCAAGAGCAAATGCTCGCACATTTGTGTCTAAAGTACAGAACTCACTCAGAGGGACTGCAACAGCAAGAAACTCTAGAGTCTCTTCCGAAAGCCATCCATTCCAGCATTACCCACTATCTGTTCTATGCTCTGGTTGACAAAGTTTATCTGTTTCGAGGGGTTTCAACTGATTTGATTTTTCAGTTG GTCTCTGAAATGAAAGCTGAATATTTTCCACCAAAGGAAGATGTGATCTTGCAAAATGAAGCACCCACGGACTTTTATATTCTGGTGACTGGCACCGTG GATCTTATTATGTACAAGAATGGATCTGAGCAG ATTGTTGGCAATGCATGTGCTGGAGATGTTATTGGAGAAATAGGAGTTTTATGTTACAGGCCTCAATTATTCACAGTTCGTACAAGGAGACTTTGCCAGCTTTTACGGTTGAATCGTACCACGTTCCTGAATATAGTTCAGTCTAATGCTGGAGATGGAACAATAATCTTACGTAATTTTTTGCAG CACTTGAAAGAAAGTGATGATCCAGTGATGCAAGGAGTTTTAGCAGAGACTGAGAATATGCTAAGGAGAGGAAAATTGAATTTGCCTCTTAACCTTTGTTTTGCTGCTCAAAGAGGAGACGTCTCACTGTTGAAACAATTATTACAGCGTGGCTTAGACCCAAATGAACCTGACATTAGTGGGAAAACAGCACTG CATATAGCAGCAGCtgaaggaaatggaaaatttGTTCAGCTTTTGATTGATCACGGTGCAGACGTTAACAGCAAAG ATTTGGAAGGAAATGTGCCATTATGGGAATCAATAGTTTCAGGACATGATGCAGTGAGCAAGCTGTTATGTGAAAACGGTGCAAGTCTTCAATCAGGGGACATGGCCAACTTCGTTTGTGTTGCTGCCGAGCGCAGCAGTATTCAGATGCTGAAGGACATAGTTCATTATGGTGGTGATGTAACAATTGCAAGGGGCGATGGGACAACTGCACTTCATGTTGCTGTCTGTGAAGGGAATGCTGATGTTGTCAAGTTTCTTGTAGACCATGGTGCTGATATTGAGAAGCTGGATCAACAAGGTTGGACCCCAGTTGCGTTGGCAGAGCAGCAGTGCCATGAAGAGATAAGAACTCTGTTCAACTCCATAGGAGGGTGCCGTCTTAAAAAGACAGGCTCTGATTCTCATTTATGGGCACCAAAGTTGGCTCCTCCACCGCTGAAGAATGTCAACAGTATGCCTAATCCACTCTTTGTCCGTCCTTCAGTAACAGTTGATCAGCATAGGCGGGAACCAGACAAATTCCGGAACTCACTCTTCGGTATCCTCTCTTTGACACATGATTTTGGTAAACAAATGGGCCCGGTGTCTCTTGAAGACCAGACGAATGGCAAAATAGGTGACCAGGTAATCTCTAAGAGGGTGACGATTCATAGTCTCCAAACGGGACAAGAGGGCGGAAAGCTTATTCGGCTGCCTGGTACCATGGAAGAGCTACTTTGTATTGGTGCCGAGAAGTTTGGTTTTTTGCCTATGCGGGTCCTAACTGAAGATAAAGCTGATATTGATGACATAAGCTTAATAAGGGATGGAGATCGTTTGTTTCTAGTCGAAGATGCAAAGTCATCTGTTTCTAAAGAAGGGACAAGGGAGTTGTAA
- the LOC116260463 gene encoding potassium channel AKT1-like isoform X2, which yields MFLILGGVVEVYLKSFPTRVTLLFIFFAAYLAWEIFLILLVVYSAWVSPFEFGFLNEAKGHLAVFDNVVNAFFAVDIVMTFFVAYIDRDTYLLIDDHQKIARKYLLSWFILDFISTIPLELGRLLSPRSLRSYGFFNMLRLWRLRRVSALFARLEKDRKFSYFWVRCLKLICVTLFAVHCAGCFYYLLAARYPDPAKTWIGASWPDFKAESLWVRYVTSVYWSITTLTTVGYGDLHPENEREMIFDITYMLFNLGLTAYLIGNMTNLVVHGTSRTRKFRDTIQAASSFAIRNQLPIRLQEQMLAHLCLKYRTHSEGLQQQETLESLPKAIHSSITHYLFYALVDKVYLFRGVSTDLIFQLVSEMKAEYFPPKEDVILQNEAPTDFYILVTGTVDLIMYKNGSEQIVGNACAGDVIGEIGVLCYRPQLFTVRTRRLCQLLRLNRTTFLNIVQSNAGDGTIILRNFLQHLKESDDPVMQGVLAETENMLRRGKLNLPLNLCFAAQRGDVSLLKQLLQRGLDPNEPDISGKTALHIAAAEGNGKFVQLLIDHGADVNSKDLEGNVPLWESIVSGHDAVSKLLCENGASLQSGDMANFVCVAAERSSIQMLKDIVHYGGDVTIARGDGTTALHVAVCEGNADVVKFLVDHGADIEKLDQQGWTPVALAEQQCHEEIRTLFNSIGGCRLKKTGSDSHLWAPKLAPPPLKNVNSMPNPLFVRPSVTVDQHRREPDKFRNSLFGILSLTHDFGKQMGPVSLEDQTNGKIGDQVISKRVTIHSLQTGQEGGKLIRLPGTMEELLCIGAEKFGFLPMRVLTEDKADIDDISLIRDGDRLFLVEDAKSSVSKEGTREL from the exons TCACCATTTGAGTTTGGATTCCTGAATGAAGCCAAGGGACACCTTGCGGTGTTTGATAATGTTGTCAATGCCTTCTTCGCAGTCGATATCGTCATGACCTTCTTTGTTGCTTACATCGATAGGGATACATACTTGCTTATCGACGATCATCAAAAGATTGCTCGGAAATACTTGCTGTCTTGGTTTATTCTGGATTTCATCTCCACTATACCATTAGAACTTGGTCGACTGCTCTCACCACGAAGCCTCCGATCTTATGGGTTCTTCAACATGCTTAGACTGTGGCGGCTTCGAAGAGTTAGTGCTCTATTTGCCAG GTTGGAGAAAGACAGAAAATTCAGCTACTTTTGGGTCCGCTGCTTGAAGCTTATCTGT GTAACTTTGTTTGCAGTTCATTGTGCTGGCTGTTTCTATTATCTCCTTGCAGCAAGGTACCCTGACCCTGCAAAAACATGGATTGGAGCTTCGTGGCCAGATTTTAAAGCAGAAAGCTTGTGGGTCCGCTATGTGACATCAGTGTATTGGTCAATTACCACACTGACTACCGTTGGATACGGTGACCTGCAtcctgaaaatgaaagagagatgATATTTGATATCACTTACATGTTGTTCAATCTTGGATTGACTGCATATTTGATTGGTAACATGACTAATTTGGTAGTCCATGGTACCAGCCGTACAAGGAAATTT AGAGATACAATTCAAGCAGCTTCAAGTTTTGCAATACGAAATCAGTTGCCTATTCGGTTGCAAGAGCAAATGCTCGCACATTTGTGTCTAAAGTACAGAACTCACTCAGAGGGACTGCAACAGCAAGAAACTCTAGAGTCTCTTCCGAAAGCCATCCATTCCAGCATTACCCACTATCTGTTCTATGCTCTGGTTGACAAAGTTTATCTGTTTCGAGGGGTTTCAACTGATTTGATTTTTCAGTTG GTCTCTGAAATGAAAGCTGAATATTTTCCACCAAAGGAAGATGTGATCTTGCAAAATGAAGCACCCACGGACTTTTATATTCTGGTGACTGGCACCGTG GATCTTATTATGTACAAGAATGGATCTGAGCAG ATTGTTGGCAATGCATGTGCTGGAGATGTTATTGGAGAAATAGGAGTTTTATGTTACAGGCCTCAATTATTCACAGTTCGTACAAGGAGACTTTGCCAGCTTTTACGGTTGAATCGTACCACGTTCCTGAATATAGTTCAGTCTAATGCTGGAGATGGAACAATAATCTTACGTAATTTTTTGCAG CACTTGAAAGAAAGTGATGATCCAGTGATGCAAGGAGTTTTAGCAGAGACTGAGAATATGCTAAGGAGAGGAAAATTGAATTTGCCTCTTAACCTTTGTTTTGCTGCTCAAAGAGGAGACGTCTCACTGTTGAAACAATTATTACAGCGTGGCTTAGACCCAAATGAACCTGACATTAGTGGGAAAACAGCACTG CATATAGCAGCAGCtgaaggaaatggaaaatttGTTCAGCTTTTGATTGATCACGGTGCAGACGTTAACAGCAAAG ATTTGGAAGGAAATGTGCCATTATGGGAATCAATAGTTTCAGGACATGATGCAGTGAGCAAGCTGTTATGTGAAAACGGTGCAAGTCTTCAATCAGGGGACATGGCCAACTTCGTTTGTGTTGCTGCCGAGCGCAGCAGTATTCAGATGCTGAAGGACATAGTTCATTATGGTGGTGATGTAACAATTGCAAGGGGCGATGGGACAACTGCACTTCATGTTGCTGTCTGTGAAGGGAATGCTGATGTTGTCAAGTTTCTTGTAGACCATGGTGCTGATATTGAGAAGCTGGATCAACAAGGTTGGACCCCAGTTGCGTTGGCAGAGCAGCAGTGCCATGAAGAGATAAGAACTCTGTTCAACTCCATAGGAGGGTGCCGTCTTAAAAAGACAGGCTCTGATTCTCATTTATGGGCACCAAAGTTGGCTCCTCCACCGCTGAAGAATGTCAACAGTATGCCTAATCCACTCTTTGTCCGTCCTTCAGTAACAGTTGATCAGCATAGGCGGGAACCAGACAAATTCCGGAACTCACTCTTCGGTATCCTCTCTTTGACACATGATTTTGGTAAACAAATGGGCCCGGTGTCTCTTGAAGACCAGACGAATGGCAAAATAGGTGACCAGGTAATCTCTAAGAGGGTGACGATTCATAGTCTCCAAACGGGACAAGAGGGCGGAAAGCTTATTCGGCTGCCTGGTACCATGGAAGAGCTACTTTGTATTGGTGCCGAGAAGTTTGGTTTTTTGCCTATGCGGGTCCTAACTGAAGATAAAGCTGATATTGATGACATAAGCTTAATAAGGGATGGAGATCGTTTGTTTCTAGTCGAAGATGCAAAGTCATCTGTTTCTAAAGAAGGGACAAGGGAGTTGTAA
- the LOC116260463 gene encoding potassium channel AKT1-like isoform X3: MGSSTCLDCGGFEELEKDRKFSYFWVRCLKLICVTLFAVHCAGCFYYLLAARYPDPAKTWIGASWPDFKAESLWVRYVTSVYWSITTLTTVGYGDLHPENEREMIFDITYMLFNLGLTAYLIGNMTNLVVHGTSRTRKFRDTIQAASSFAIRNQLPIRLQEQMLAHLCLKYRTHSEGLQQQETLESLPKAIHSSITHYLFYALVDKVYLFRGVSTDLIFQLVSEMKAEYFPPKEDVILQNEAPTDFYILVTGTVDLIMYKNGSEQIVGNACAGDVIGEIGVLCYRPQLFTVRTRRLCQLLRLNRTTFLNIVQSNAGDGTIILRNFLQHLKESDDPVMQGVLAETENMLRRGKLNLPLNLCFAAQRGDVSLLKQLLQRGLDPNEPDISGKTALHIAAAEGNGKFVQLLIDHGADVNSKDLEGNVPLWESIVSGHDAVSKLLCENGASLQSGDMANFVCVAAERSSIQMLKDIVHYGGDVTIARGDGTTALHVAVCEGNADVVKFLVDHGADIEKLDQQGWTPVALAEQQCHEEIRTLFNSIGGCRLKKTGSDSHLWAPKLAPPPLKNVNSMPNPLFVRPSVTVDQHRREPDKFRNSLFGILSLTHDFGKQMGPVSLEDQTNGKIGDQVISKRVTIHSLQTGQEGGKLIRLPGTMEELLCIGAEKFGFLPMRVLTEDKADIDDISLIRDGDRLFLVEDAKSSVSKEGTREL, encoded by the exons ATGGGTTCTTCAACATGCTTAGACTGTGGCGGCTTCGAAGA GTTGGAGAAAGACAGAAAATTCAGCTACTTTTGGGTCCGCTGCTTGAAGCTTATCTGT GTAACTTTGTTTGCAGTTCATTGTGCTGGCTGTTTCTATTATCTCCTTGCAGCAAGGTACCCTGACCCTGCAAAAACATGGATTGGAGCTTCGTGGCCAGATTTTAAAGCAGAAAGCTTGTGGGTCCGCTATGTGACATCAGTGTATTGGTCAATTACCACACTGACTACCGTTGGATACGGTGACCTGCAtcctgaaaatgaaagagagatgATATTTGATATCACTTACATGTTGTTCAATCTTGGATTGACTGCATATTTGATTGGTAACATGACTAATTTGGTAGTCCATGGTACCAGCCGTACAAGGAAATTT AGAGATACAATTCAAGCAGCTTCAAGTTTTGCAATACGAAATCAGTTGCCTATTCGGTTGCAAGAGCAAATGCTCGCACATTTGTGTCTAAAGTACAGAACTCACTCAGAGGGACTGCAACAGCAAGAAACTCTAGAGTCTCTTCCGAAAGCCATCCATTCCAGCATTACCCACTATCTGTTCTATGCTCTGGTTGACAAAGTTTATCTGTTTCGAGGGGTTTCAACTGATTTGATTTTTCAGTTG GTCTCTGAAATGAAAGCTGAATATTTTCCACCAAAGGAAGATGTGATCTTGCAAAATGAAGCACCCACGGACTTTTATATTCTGGTGACTGGCACCGTG GATCTTATTATGTACAAGAATGGATCTGAGCAG ATTGTTGGCAATGCATGTGCTGGAGATGTTATTGGAGAAATAGGAGTTTTATGTTACAGGCCTCAATTATTCACAGTTCGTACAAGGAGACTTTGCCAGCTTTTACGGTTGAATCGTACCACGTTCCTGAATATAGTTCAGTCTAATGCTGGAGATGGAACAATAATCTTACGTAATTTTTTGCAG CACTTGAAAGAAAGTGATGATCCAGTGATGCAAGGAGTTTTAGCAGAGACTGAGAATATGCTAAGGAGAGGAAAATTGAATTTGCCTCTTAACCTTTGTTTTGCTGCTCAAAGAGGAGACGTCTCACTGTTGAAACAATTATTACAGCGTGGCTTAGACCCAAATGAACCTGACATTAGTGGGAAAACAGCACTG CATATAGCAGCAGCtgaaggaaatggaaaatttGTTCAGCTTTTGATTGATCACGGTGCAGACGTTAACAGCAAAG ATTTGGAAGGAAATGTGCCATTATGGGAATCAATAGTTTCAGGACATGATGCAGTGAGCAAGCTGTTATGTGAAAACGGTGCAAGTCTTCAATCAGGGGACATGGCCAACTTCGTTTGTGTTGCTGCCGAGCGCAGCAGTATTCAGATGCTGAAGGACATAGTTCATTATGGTGGTGATGTAACAATTGCAAGGGGCGATGGGACAACTGCACTTCATGTTGCTGTCTGTGAAGGGAATGCTGATGTTGTCAAGTTTCTTGTAGACCATGGTGCTGATATTGAGAAGCTGGATCAACAAGGTTGGACCCCAGTTGCGTTGGCAGAGCAGCAGTGCCATGAAGAGATAAGAACTCTGTTCAACTCCATAGGAGGGTGCCGTCTTAAAAAGACAGGCTCTGATTCTCATTTATGGGCACCAAAGTTGGCTCCTCCACCGCTGAAGAATGTCAACAGTATGCCTAATCCACTCTTTGTCCGTCCTTCAGTAACAGTTGATCAGCATAGGCGGGAACCAGACAAATTCCGGAACTCACTCTTCGGTATCCTCTCTTTGACACATGATTTTGGTAAACAAATGGGCCCGGTGTCTCTTGAAGACCAGACGAATGGCAAAATAGGTGACCAGGTAATCTCTAAGAGGGTGACGATTCATAGTCTCCAAACGGGACAAGAGGGCGGAAAGCTTATTCGGCTGCCTGGTACCATGGAAGAGCTACTTTGTATTGGTGCCGAGAAGTTTGGTTTTTTGCCTATGCGGGTCCTAACTGAAGATAAAGCTGATATTGATGACATAAGCTTAATAAGGGATGGAGATCGTTTGTTTCTAGTCGAAGATGCAAAGTCATCTGTTTCTAAAGAAGGGACAAGGGAGTTGTAA